CTTCGGCTCACTCGCTCTTCATCGCACCCTAGGAGCTTCCCGATGTTCGACTCCGTGCGCGACGATCTGCGCACCACCCTCGACGAGATCCGTGCCGCCGGGCTGCACAAGCCGGAGCGGGTCATCGGCAGTCCGCAGTCGGCGACCGTCGCGGTCACCGCCGGCGGCCGGCCCGGTGAGGTCCTCAACTTCTGCGCCAACAACTACCTCGGCCTCGCCGACCACCCCGAGGTGATCGCCGCCGCCCACGAGGCGCTCGACCGCTGGGGCTACGGCATGGCCTCCGTCCGCTTCATCTGCGGTACGCAGGAGGTGCACAAGGAACTGGAGGCGCGGCTGTCGGCGTTCCTCGGCCAAGAGGACACGATCCTCTACTCCTCCTGCTTCGACGCCAACGGCGGCGTCTTCGAGACCCTGCTCGGCCCCGAGGACGCGGTGATCTCCGACGCCCTCAACCACGCCTCGATCATCGACGGCATCCGGCTCTCCAAGGCCCGCCGCTTCCGCTACGCCAACCGCGATCTCGCCGACCTGGAACGGCAGTTGAAGGAGGCGGCCGAGGGCGGCGCTCGCCGCAAGCTGATCGTCACCGACGGCGTCTTCTCGATGGACGGCTATGTGGCGCCCCTCCGCGAGATCTGCGACCTCGCCGACCGGCACGACGCCATGGTCATGGTCGACGACTCCCACGCCGTCGGCTTCACCGGCCCCGGCGGCCGCGGCACCCCCGAGCTGCACGGCGTCATGGACCGCGTCGACATCATCACCGGCACCCTCGGCAAGGCCCTCGGCGGCGCCTCCGGCGGCTACGTCGCCGCCCGCGCCGAGATCGTCGCCCTGCTGCGGCAGCGCTCCCGCCCGTACCTCTTCTCCAACACGCTCGCCCCGGTGATCGCGGCGGCCTCCCTGAAGGTGCTCGACCTGCTGGAGTCGGCCGACGACCTGCGCGTCCGCCTCGCCGAGAACACGGCGCTGTTCCGCCGCCGTATGACCGAGGAGGGCTTCGACATCCTTCCCGGCGATCACCCCATCGCCCCGGTCATGATCGGCGACGCGGCGAAGGCGGGCCGCCTGGCCGAGCTGCTCCTGGAGCGCGGCGTCTATGTGATCGGCTTCTCCTACCCGGTCGTCCCGCAGGGCCAGGCCCGCATCCGCGTCCAGCTCTCCGCCGCGCACTCGACGGCGGACGTGCACCGGGCGGTGGACGCGTTCGTGGCGGCACGGGCCGAGCTGGAGGCCTGAGCCGGAGCCCGGGGCGGTCCTCCGGGCGGACCGGTTCAGGGGGAAAGCGGGCATTTGAGAGAATCGATCCCATGATCGAAGCGCGGCGGCTCCACATCCTTCGTGCGGTGGCCGACCACCGCACGGTGACGGCGGCTGCCGCCGCGCTGTACCTCACCCCCTCCGCCGTCTCCCAGCAGCTCACCGCGCTGGAACAGGAGACGGGTCACCGTCTGGTCGAGCGGGGCGCGAAGGGCGTACGGCTGACCCCGGCCGGCGAGATCCTGCTCGGCCACACCAACGCGGTCCTCGCCCAGCTGGAACAGGCGGCGGCGGAACTGGCCGCGTACAGCTCGGGCGAGGCCGGCACCGTCACGGTCGCCTCCTTCGCCACCGGGATCGCCCAGGTCGTGGCACCCGCGCTGGCCCGCCTCGCCGAGTCCGCGCCCGGCATCCGCCTCCGCGTCCAGGACGCCGAGGGCGACGCGAGTCTGCCGATGGTCCTGGACCGGCAGGTCGACATCGCCGTGGCTGTCGAGTACCGGGGCGCGCCGGCCGCCGACGACCCCCGGCTCACCCATGTCGCGCTGTACGCCGAGCCGTTCGACGCGGTCGTGCCCGTCAGCCACCGCCTCGCCGACGCGGCCGAGGTGCCGCTCGCCGAACTGGCCAAGGACCCCTGGATCGGCCCCTATCCCGGCAACCCCTGCCATGACGTCGTCGTCCTGGCCTGCGAGAACGCCGGCTTCCAGCCGCGTCTCGAACACTCCTCCGACGACTTCCGCGCCGTGGTCGCCCTGGCCGCCGCCGACGCGGGAGTCGCCCTCGTACCCCGCTCGGCGCTGCGCGGCACGGACCTCACGGGCGTGGTCGTACGCCCCGTCGACGGTGTGGCCCCCACGCGCCGCGTCTTCGCCGCCGTACGCCGTGGCGCGGAGGGGCACCCGCTGATCCGACAGGTGCTGGAGGCGCTGGGGGAGGCGGCGGGGTGAGGTGCTTGTCAGTGGTCGGCGCTACCGTGCGTTGCATGCCCGACGCAGAAGACGTACGACGTGTCGCCCTTTCCCTGCCCGACAGTACGGAGAAGGTCGCCTGGAGCATGCCCACCTTCCGGGTGGCGGGGAAGATGTTCGCGACCCTGCCGGAGGACGAGACGTCCATGGCCGTGCGCTGTCCCAAGGTGGAGCGCGACGAACTGGTCCTCGCCGAGCCCGGCAAGTTCTGGATCGCCGACCACGAGGCGGGGTTCGCCTGGGTGCGGGTGCGGCTGTCCGCCCTGGAGGACGAGGCCGAGCTGCGCGACGTCCTCGCCGACTCCTGGCGCCAGGCGGCACCGACGAAACTCCTCGACGCCTACCCCGAGTTGGGGCTGCCGGCCGCCGACTGAGTCGCCCCGGCCCGTGCGTACCGCTACCGCAGGAACCCCGTGATCCGTTCGCGCAGCGAGGCCGCGTCCAACCCGTGCGCGGCCACGTGCTCCCCGAGCTGCCCGTAGCGCCGCAGTTCGCGTCGGCCCACCCCCAGCCCGAGCACGCGGTGCGGGACGTGCGCGAGCGCGTCGTTGGCGGCAGCCGTCGACGTGCCCGCCAGGTAGGGCTCGACGAGGACCACGTCCGCGCCGGCCGCGTCGGTGGCCCCGCGCAACGCGGCCGAGTCGAACGGGCGCACGGTCGATGCGTACAGCACGGTCACATCGAGCCCCTCCGTGGCCGCGAGGACGGCGTCGAGCAGGGGCCCGACGGCGACGACGACCCCGCGGCGCCCCTCCCGCACGGTGAGGAACCGCTCTCCGTCCACCGGGAGCGCCTGCTCGTTGGAGTGCGCGGACAGCCGTACGTACACCTTGTCGTCCTTGCCCTCGCCCGCGCCGACCGCGTGCCGGAGCAGCGTCTCGGCCTCGTCGGGATGTCCCGGCACGTGCACGGTCCACCCGTCGAGCGTGTCCAGGACGGCCACGTCGCCGGGTGCCATGTGGGTGAAGCCGCCGGCGGGCCAGTCGTAGGACGCGGCGGCGCTGACCAGCACGGCGCCCACGTCCTGATGCCCCAGATCCAGCTTCACCTGCTCGAAGGGCCGTTCGACGAGGAAGCTCGCGAAGGTGTGCAGCACGGGCCGCATCCCGGCCAGCGCCAGGCCCGCACCCGCGCCGATCAGCAGTTGCTCCCGGATGCCGACGTTGATCACCCGGTCCGGATGGCGGCGCGTCGCTTCCACGAAGCCGTCCCGGCCGATCTCGGCGAGGACCACCGCGACGCGGGGATCCTCGTCGAGCATGCCGGTGACGACGGGCGCGAAACGGTCACGCATGGTGTCCATGAAGTCTTCGTCCTTCCAGGGTGGTTGCGTGGCTTCTGGGGGCGGGTTCAGGCGTTCTTCGGCTCGACCCGGGCCACCACGACCCGGGGCCGTCCCGGGTGCGGCGTGGTGAAGGCGGCGTGCAGCGCGTCGTGGTCGCGCCCGTCCACGGTCTCGGCGGACCAGCCCGCCACCTCGAACCGCGCGGCGATCCCGCCCGGCCGCGCATGGCTGGCGGAGGAGTTGTCGATCACGACGGTGTGCAGCCGGTCGAGCCCGGCGGGACCGGCGTACGCGATCGCCTCGTGGTTGCTGCCCTCGTCCAGCTCCGCGTCCCCGACCAGCACCCACACCGCCGGGTCGAGCCGTCCCTGGGCCCGCAGCCCGAGGGCCGTCCCGACCGCGATCGGCAGGCCGTGCCCGAGCGAGCCGCTGCCGATCTCCGCGCCCGGCACCAGCACCCGGTCCGGGTGGTGGCCGAGCGGTGAGTCGTACGAACCGAAGCCGGGCAGCCACTCGACCGGCAGGAAGCCCTTCGCGGCGAGGACCGCGTAGTACGCCATCGGCCCGTGGCCCTTCGACAGCAGGAACCGGTCCCGCTCGGGGTCCTCCATCCGCTCCGGCCCCACCCGCAGCACCCGGTCGTAGAGCACCCACAGCACGTCCAGCGTCGAGGTGGCCGCCGGTCCGTGCTTCTCCGCGCCCGTCATCAGCCCCATCAGCTCGGGCAGCTCCGTGAACCCGTACGTCGTCGTTGTCATGCGGAAGAGCCTGCAACCTCAACCAAACTTCAGGTCAAGCGGCGGCGTCGGAGGCCCCTTCGGTCGCCCCGCCTCGCCCCTGGCGGCGCCCCTTTTCATCCCTCGCGCCGATAAACGCGTGCGCGACCACGGGCCCGAGTGCGGTATTGTTTCGGTGCACGTTCAGCCAGGGGAAACCCCAGGTCAGACGGGCATCGGGACGTGGCGCAGCTTGGTAGCGCACTTGACTGGGGGTCAAGGGGTCGCAGGTTCAAATCCTGTCGTCCCGACTGGAGACAGTCGCAGATCAGGGCCGGTTTCGGGGGCATCCGAAACCGGCCTTCGGTCATTCTCGAGCACGGCGTCACCATCGAGACGCGTACACACCGATCACGCCGGCGTCGGCCTCGGTCCGTCAGAGTTCGATCAAGACCTTGCCCCGGGTCCCCTCCCGGTCCAAATAAAGGGTCCGGTACGCGTGCGGGATGGCGTCGAAGCCGTGGTGGACGGTCTGGTGGTAGCGGATCGCGCCGCCGCGGACCAGGTCGCCCAGGTCCCCGTGCATGGCCGCCAACAGCGGTTCCGTGAACCACTCCTGGGCGAAGATCCCCCGGATCGTGGTGCGCGGGAACATGATGTACGGCAGCAGCCGCGGTCCGGTCAGTTCGCCGTTCACCGTGGTGGCCCACTGCCAGCAGACGGCCACCCGGCTGTCCACGTTGAGCATGGTGAACACGGCGTCGGTGATCGTCCCGCCGAGGTTGTCGAAGTAACGGTCCACCCCGTCGGGGGCGGCGAGCAGCAGCGCCTGGCGCACCTTCTCCGCGTCGTCGGCCCGGTCGTAGAGCACCACCTCGTCGAAACCGAGTTCGCGCAGGTACGCGGCCTTGCCCGGGGAGGAGGTCGTGCCCACCACCCGCCCGGCGCCCGCCCGTCGTGCCAACTGGCCCACCAGGGAACCGACCGAACCGGACGCCCCGCTGATCACCACGGTGTCGCCGGGGCGCACGGCCAGGAACCTGGTGAACGTGCCCCAGGCGGTCATCCCGGGCGCGCCCATGACGCTGAGCGCCGTGGACAGGGGCAGCACTTCGTCGTACGCGTCCGGGTCGAGCCGGCGATAGGCCGGGAGGACCATCGGGAAGACACCTGTGCGCCACACCTCCTCGGCGCCGTCGTGGACGACGTGGCTGCGCCAGCCGCCGAAGCCCTGCACGAGGTCGCCGACCCGGAACCGGGCCTCCGGGCCCGCCTCCAGCACCTCCATGATCGAGTCCCCGCCCATGTGGTGGCCGAGCGGCGTCTCCAGCGCGAGCCCGTTCTGGTACGGGTCGACCGAGACGTACCGGGTGCGCAGCAGCATCTCGTCGGGGCGAAGGGCGATCTCGACCTCCTCGACCACCTTCTCGTAGATCCGGTCGACGTCGGGCACCCCGCCCAGGTGCTCACGGACGACCCACTTCTCGATCCTCATGTGCGGGCTCCTGTCTCGACGGCCTCCGCGTCTCCCACGGGAATGACCAGATGGGTGGGTGGTGGCGCGCTCCGGTCGATCTCGGCCGTGAAGGCCAGGCCGTCGTCCCGGCAGACGAACTGCATGACGTGCCGCCCGGCCGCCGCCGCGCGGATCAGGCCGCCGATCGTCGCCCAGACCCCGGAGAGGTAGAAGTTCGACAGCCCCGGCAGCACCGGGCCGCTCCGCCTGATCTCGTCCTCCAGGGTCTCCGCGCCCTCCACGAACGGGTTCCAGCCGGGGAAGGTGCCGTCGTAGACGCCGGTGTAGCGGACCTGGGTGAGCGGGGTCGAGACGTCGGCGACGGCCACCGCGTCCGCGAAGCCGGGGAACCGCTCGTCGAGGAAGGAGACGATGCCGGCCCGGACCCGGCGTTTGGCGGTCAGATACTCCTTGCCGTGCCTGACCGGCAGCGTGTGCAGCTCCTGCCCGCGCCGCACCCGGGGGGACTGCTCCGGGCCCCGGTGCAGCGCACGCCAGGGGGCGATGTCCGAGAAGTACGTAGCGAACACCACGGTGGACCCGCGCGGGGCCAGCTCCGGATAGTGCCGGGTGCGGAACTGCACGTTCATGGAGGGGCAGCGGATCCCGGTCAGCCCGCTCGCCTGACGCTCCGTCAGCAGGTAGGTGGTGCAGGGGTCGCCGTCCGGGAACGGCCTGCGCAACCCCAGGAAGAGGGAGACGTATCCGGGGGAGAGCTGGCCGGGCTGGTCGATGAGCGAGGTGTAGAGCCTGCGGTAGGTGTCGTTCAGGTACTGGCCCTTGAGCAGCTTCATCACCGTGGTGTGAC
This genomic stretch from Streptomyces deccanensis harbors:
- a CDS encoding glycine C-acetyltransferase; this translates as MFDSVRDDLRTTLDEIRAAGLHKPERVIGSPQSATVAVTAGGRPGEVLNFCANNYLGLADHPEVIAAAHEALDRWGYGMASVRFICGTQEVHKELEARLSAFLGQEDTILYSSCFDANGGVFETLLGPEDAVISDALNHASIIDGIRLSKARRFRYANRDLADLERQLKEAAEGGARRKLIVTDGVFSMDGYVAPLREICDLADRHDAMVMVDDSHAVGFTGPGGRGTPELHGVMDRVDIITGTLGKALGGASGGYVAARAEIVALLRQRSRPYLFSNTLAPVIAAASLKVLDLLESADDLRVRLAENTALFRRRMTEEGFDILPGDHPIAPVMIGDAAKAGRLAELLLERGVYVIGFSYPVVPQGQARIRVQLSAAHSTADVHRAVDAFVAARAELEA
- a CDS encoding LysR family transcriptional regulator gives rise to the protein MIEARRLHILRAVADHRTVTAAAAALYLTPSAVSQQLTALEQETGHRLVERGAKGVRLTPAGEILLGHTNAVLAQLEQAAAELAAYSSGEAGTVTVASFATGIAQVVAPALARLAESAPGIRLRVQDAEGDASLPMVLDRQVDIAVAVEYRGAPAADDPRLTHVALYAEPFDAVVPVSHRLADAAEVPLAELAKDPWIGPYPGNPCHDVVVLACENAGFQPRLEHSSDDFRAVVALAAADAGVALVPRSALRGTDLTGVVVRPVDGVAPTRRVFAAVRRGAEGHPLIRQVLEALGEAAG
- a CDS encoding MmcQ/YjbR family DNA-binding protein; this encodes MPDAEDVRRVALSLPDSTEKVAWSMPTFRVAGKMFATLPEDETSMAVRCPKVERDELVLAEPGKFWIADHEAGFAWVRVRLSALEDEAELRDVLADSWRQAAPTKLLDAYPELGLPAAD
- a CDS encoding transketolase family protein; the encoded protein is MDTMRDRFAPVVTGMLDEDPRVAVVLAEIGRDGFVEATRRHPDRVINVGIREQLLIGAGAGLALAGMRPVLHTFASFLVERPFEQVKLDLGHQDVGAVLVSAAASYDWPAGGFTHMAPGDVAVLDTLDGWTVHVPGHPDEAETLLRHAVGAGEGKDDKVYVRLSAHSNEQALPVDGERFLTVREGRRGVVVAVGPLLDAVLAATEGLDVTVLYASTVRPFDSAALRGATDAAGADVVLVEPYLAGTSTAAANDALAHVPHRVLGLGVGRRELRRYGQLGEHVAAHGLDAASLRERITGFLR
- a CDS encoding transketolase; the encoded protein is MTTTTYGFTELPELMGLMTGAEKHGPAATSTLDVLWVLYDRVLRVGPERMEDPERDRFLLSKGHGPMAYYAVLAAKGFLPVEWLPGFGSYDSPLGHHPDRVLVPGAEIGSGSLGHGLPIAVGTALGLRAQGRLDPAVWVLVGDAELDEGSNHEAIAYAGPAGLDRLHTVVIDNSSASHARPGGIAARFEVAGWSAETVDGRDHDALHAAFTTPHPGRPRVVVARVEPKNA
- a CDS encoding MDR family NADP-dependent oxidoreductase, whose translation is MRIEKWVVREHLGGVPDVDRIYEKVVEEVEIALRPDEMLLRTRYVSVDPYQNGLALETPLGHHMGGDSIMEVLEAGPEARFRVGDLVQGFGGWRSHVVHDGAEEVWRTGVFPMVLPAYRRLDPDAYDEVLPLSTALSVMGAPGMTAWGTFTRFLAVRPGDTVVISGASGSVGSLVGQLARRAGAGRVVGTTSSPGKAAYLRELGFDEVVLYDRADDAEKVRQALLLAAPDGVDRYFDNLGGTITDAVFTMLNVDSRVAVCWQWATTVNGELTGPRLLPYIMFPRTTIRGIFAQEWFTEPLLAAMHGDLGDLVRGGAIRYHQTVHHGFDAIPHAYRTLYLDREGTRGKVLIEL
- a CDS encoding phytoene desaturase family protein, translated to MIIIGGGLGGLSTGCYARMNGYRTRIFEMHEIPGGSCTGWERGDFTFDWCVSWLLGNGPGNEMYQIWLELGALQGKEMRHFDVFNIVRGRDGRAVRFYSDPDRLEAHLLALSPRDSAPIREFCAGVRTFRKALAVYPFLKPVGLMSRRERWRMMASFAPYFATIRRSITVLMTDYAQRFHDPLLREAFDFILYERHPAFPVLPFYFQLASHANRAAGVPEGGSLGLARSVEERYRGLGGEITYNAKVEEILVERDRAVGVRLSDGREHRADIVVSAADGHTTVMKLLKGQYLNDTYRRLYTSLIDQPGQLSPGYVSLFLGLRRPFPDGDPCTTYLLTERQASGLTGIRCPSMNVQFRTRHYPELAPRGSTVVFATYFSDIAPWRALHRGPEQSPRVRRGQELHTLPVRHGKEYLTAKRRVRAGIVSFLDERFPGFADAVAVADVSTPLTQVRYTGVYDGTFPGWNPFVEGAETLEDEIRRSGPVLPGLSNFYLSGVWATIGGLIRAAAAGRHVMQFVCRDDGLAFTAEIDRSAPPPTHLVIPVGDAEAVETGART